A region from the Triticum aestivum cultivar Chinese Spring chromosome 3D, IWGSC CS RefSeq v2.1, whole genome shotgun sequence genome encodes:
- the LOC123080599 gene encoding probable anion transporter 7, protein MARMKIPKRYVIVLLTFICTNVCYVERVGFSIAYTVAADAINVNQANKGLILSMFYYGYVLSQIPGGWAAQRLGGRRVLLLSFLLWSLICGLIPLDPNRAVILVLSRLFVGVAQGFIFPAIHTVLAQWVPPQERSRSVSLTTSGMYLGAACGMLFFPSLVKHMGPQSVCLVEAVLGVAWSVIWLKFSSEPPRTDLPKVAMPKVASREKIKAQSVGVVAPRTVKIPWRKIIFSLPVWAIVVNNFTFHYALYVIMNWLPTYFELALKLSLQDMGSSKMLPYFNMFIFSNIGGVVADHLITKRILSVTKTRKLLNTIGFVVSAVALMALPSFGTPSGTVICSSVSLGFLALGRAGFAVNHMDVAPKFAGIVMGVSNTAGTLAGIVGVGLTGNILEAAKASNMDLTNSETWKTVFFVPAYLCIFSSVIFLVFSTGEKIFE, encoded by the coding sequence ATGGCGAGAATGAAGATCCCAAAGCGTTATGTCATAGTATTGCTGACATTCATCTGCACAAATGTTTGTTACGTTGAGCGTGTGGGTTTCTCGATTGCGTACACCGTAGCAGCTGATGCAATCAACGTGAATCAAGCAAACAAGGGCCTGATACTCTCCATGTTCTATTATGGTTATGTTTTGTCGCAAATTCCTGGTGGATGGGCAGCTCAGAGATTGGGAGGCAGACGTGTTCTGCTACTGTCATTCCTGTTGTGGTCTTTGATATGCGGTCTAATTCCACTGGACCCCAACAGAGCAGTCATTCTGGTCCTTTCTCGCCTTTTTGTCGGTGTAGCACAAGGTTTCATATTTCCTGCCATTCACACAGTCCTGGCACAATGGGTGCCACCGCAGGAGCGCTCTCGCTCAGTGTCATTAACAACCTCAGGGATGTACCTCGGGGCAGCTTGTGGCATGTTGTTTTTTCCAAGTCTGGTGAAGCACATGGGACCCCAATCTGTATGTTTAGTCGAAGCAGTACTTGGAGTAGCATGGTCTGTAATATGGTTGAAGTTCTCCAGTGAGCCACCTCGCACTGACCTTCCAAAAGTGGCAATGCCAAAAGTAGCATCTCGGGAGAAGATTAAGGCGCAATCAGTAGGGGTTGTTGCACCTCGCACTGTAAAGATACCATGGCGAAAGATTATCTTCAGTCTACCTGTTTGGGCAATTGTCGTGAACAACTTCACCTTCCACTATGCCTTGTATGTTATCATGAACTGGCTGCCTACCTATTTCGAACTAGCCCTTAAGCTTAGCCTCCAGGATATGGGATCGTCAAAGATGCTTCCCTATTTCAACATGTTTATATTCTCCAACATTGGTGGAGTGGTTGCTGATCACTTGATTACAAAAAGGATCTTATCAGTTACCAAGACAAGGAAGCTCCTTAACACCATTGGGTTTGTTGTCTCGGCTGTTGCACTCATGGCCCTCCCTTCATTCGGGACGCCCTCAGGGACTGTGATCTGTTCATCGGTGTCTCTTGGCTTTCTGGCTCTAGGAAGAGCAGGGTTTGCCGTGAATCAcatggatgttgctccaaagttcgCCGGCATAGTGATGGGGGTTTCCAATACAGCTGGGACATTGGCTGGGATAGTTGGCGTTGGCCTCACGGGAAATATTCTGGAGGCTGCAAAGGCTTCTAACATGGATCTAACGAACTCCGAAACCTGGAAAACAGTCTTCTTTGTTCCAGCATACCTCTGTATTTTTAGTTCAGTCATTTTCTTGGTCTTCTCAACTGGTGAGAAGATTTTTGAATAG